The following coding sequences are from one Mycobacterium bourgelatii window:
- a CDS encoding NAD(P)-dependent malic enzyme has protein sequence MSETLERSQVVVTDEEIFEAHEGGKLCVGLTAPVDTQRALSIAYTPGVAQVSRAIATDHNLAARYTWANRLVAVVSDGSAVLGLGDIGPAASLPVMEGKCALFKEFGGLNAIPIVLDTKDPDEIVETLVRLRPTFGAVNLEDIAAPRCFEIERRVIEALDCPVMHDDQHGTAVVVLAALMGATAALGRDMSSVRVVVSGAGAAGVACTNLLLASGVSDITVLDSRGILHTGRTDMNAVKADLARRTNPRGVVGSAAEALAGADVFLGVSGGVVPEEFIATMAPGGIVFALSNPDPEIHPQVAAKYAAVVATGRSDFPNQINNVLAFPGIFRGALDVGARQITEKMMVAAAEAIFSVVREDLAPDRIVPSPLDLRVCEAVAMAVAVAASSDD, from the coding sequence GTGTCGGAAACGCTCGAGCGATCCCAGGTTGTTGTTACCGATGAAGAGATCTTTGAGGCGCACGAAGGCGGCAAGCTTTGCGTAGGCCTGACCGCGCCGGTTGATACCCAGCGCGCGCTATCGATCGCCTACACCCCGGGCGTAGCCCAGGTCAGCCGGGCGATCGCAACGGACCACAATCTGGCGGCCCGCTACACCTGGGCGAACCGGCTGGTGGCGGTCGTCAGCGACGGCAGCGCGGTACTGGGCCTTGGTGACATCGGGCCGGCCGCGTCACTGCCTGTCATGGAGGGCAAGTGCGCGCTGTTCAAGGAGTTCGGCGGGCTGAACGCGATCCCGATCGTGCTGGACACCAAGGACCCTGACGAGATCGTCGAAACGCTGGTACGGCTGCGCCCGACGTTCGGCGCCGTCAACCTCGAAGACATCGCCGCCCCGCGCTGCTTCGAGATTGAGCGCCGGGTGATCGAGGCGCTCGACTGCCCGGTCATGCACGACGACCAGCACGGCACCGCGGTCGTGGTGTTGGCGGCGTTGATGGGTGCCACCGCCGCGCTCGGCCGCGACATGTCGTCGGTGCGGGTGGTGGTGTCGGGTGCCGGCGCAGCTGGCGTGGCGTGCACGAACCTGCTGCTGGCCTCGGGTGTCTCGGACATCACCGTGCTCGATTCCCGCGGGATTTTGCACACCGGGCGCACGGACATGAACGCCGTCAAGGCCGACCTGGCCAGACGCACCAACCCTCGCGGTGTGGTCGGCAGCGCGGCCGAGGCGCTGGCCGGCGCGGACGTCTTCCTCGGGGTGTCGGGTGGCGTCGTCCCCGAAGAGTTCATTGCCACGATGGCACCCGGCGGGATCGTGTTCGCCCTGTCCAACCCCGACCCGGAGATTCATCCCCAGGTAGCGGCCAAGTACGCGGCCGTGGTGGCGACGGGTCGCAGCGACTTTCCCAATCAGATCAACAACGTGCTCGCCTTCCCCGGCATCTTCCGCGGAGCGCTGGACGTCGGGGCGCGCCAGATCACCGAAAAGATGATGGTCGCGGCGGCCGAGGCGATCTTCTCCGTGGTGCGTGAGGACCTCGCGCCCGACCGGATCGTCCCGAGCCCGTTGGACCTGCGCGTCTGTGAGGCGGTGGCCATGGCGGTCGCCGTGGCCGCATCCTCAGACGACTAA
- a CDS encoding SDR family NAD(P)-dependent oxidoreductase: MEGFAGKVAVVTGAGSGIGRALALELGRSGAKLAICDVDTEGLKETEEKLKAIGAPVKADRIDVTERERFLLYADEVNEHFGQVNQIYNNAGIGHTGDVEVEQFKDIERVMDVDFWGVVNGTKAFLPYLIASGDGHVTNISSIFGLFSVPGYSAYNSAKFAVRGYTEALRQEMRLHGHPVGVTAVHPGGIKTAIARNATVAEGLDRDALAELFDKRLANTSPTRAARIILGAVRKNKARVLVGPDAKVLDLMVRVTGSGYQRITELFVSRVVPTKR; encoded by the coding sequence ATGGAGGGTTTCGCCGGCAAGGTAGCCGTGGTGACGGGTGCCGGATCGGGCATTGGACGGGCATTGGCCCTCGAGCTGGGTCGCTCGGGCGCCAAGCTGGCCATCTGCGACGTCGATACCGAAGGCTTGAAGGAGACCGAGGAGAAGCTGAAGGCCATCGGCGCGCCGGTCAAGGCCGACCGCATCGACGTCACCGAACGCGAGCGCTTCCTGCTGTACGCCGACGAGGTCAACGAGCACTTCGGCCAGGTGAACCAGATCTACAACAACGCCGGCATCGGTCACACCGGTGACGTCGAGGTCGAGCAGTTCAAGGACATCGAGCGGGTCATGGACGTCGACTTCTGGGGCGTGGTGAACGGCACCAAAGCGTTTCTGCCGTACCTGATCGCCTCCGGCGACGGCCACGTCACCAACATCTCCAGCATCTTCGGGCTGTTCTCGGTGCCCGGCTACTCCGCCTACAACTCGGCCAAGTTCGCCGTGCGTGGCTACACCGAGGCGTTGCGTCAGGAGATGAGGCTGCACGGCCACCCAGTCGGGGTCACCGCCGTGCACCCGGGCGGCATCAAGACCGCGATCGCCCGCAACGCCACCGTGGCCGAGGGACTCGACCGCGACGCACTCGCCGAACTGTTCGACAAGCGACTGGCCAACACCAGCCCGACGCGGGCCGCCCGGATCATCCTGGGCGCGGTGCGCAAGAACAAGGCGCGCGTGCTCGTCGGTCCAGATGCCAAGGTCCTGGACTTGATGGTGCGCGTCACCGGCTCGGGCTACCAGCGGATCACCGAGTTGTTCGTCAGTCGAGTCGTCCCGACCAAGCGATAA
- a CDS encoding malate dehydrogenase, which produces MSASPLKVAVTGAAGQIGYSLLFRLASGSLLGPDRPIELRLLEIEPALKALEGVVMELDDCAFPLLSNVEIGADANKIFDGVNLALLVGARPRSKGMERGDLLEANGAIFTAQGKALNSVAADDVRIGVTGNPANTNALIALSNAPDIPKERFSALTRLDHNRAISQLAKKTGAAVTDIKKVTIWGNHSATQYPDIFHAEIGGKNAAEVVNDQDWIENDFIPTVAKRGAAIIEARGASSAASAASATVDAARDWLLGSPEGDWVSMAVYSDGSYGVPEGIVSSFPVTTKDGNWSIVQGLEIDEFSRGRIDNSTAELVDERNAVTELKLI; this is translated from the coding sequence GTGAGCGCAAGTCCACTCAAGGTCGCTGTCACCGGTGCCGCCGGCCAGATCGGCTACAGCCTGCTGTTCCGTCTCGCCAGCGGTTCGCTGCTGGGTCCGGACCGCCCGATCGAGCTGCGACTCCTTGAGATCGAGCCGGCGCTGAAGGCGCTCGAAGGTGTCGTGATGGAACTCGACGACTGCGCCTTCCCGCTGCTTTCCAACGTTGAGATCGGCGCCGACGCCAACAAGATCTTCGACGGCGTCAACCTGGCCCTGCTGGTCGGTGCCCGCCCTCGCTCCAAGGGGATGGAGCGCGGCGACCTGCTCGAGGCCAACGGGGCGATCTTCACCGCCCAGGGCAAGGCGCTGAACTCCGTCGCCGCCGACGACGTCCGCATCGGCGTCACGGGCAACCCGGCCAACACCAACGCGCTGATCGCGCTGAGCAACGCCCCCGACATCCCCAAGGAGCGGTTCTCCGCGCTGACCCGCCTCGACCACAACCGGGCGATCTCGCAGCTGGCCAAGAAGACCGGCGCCGCCGTCACCGACATCAAGAAGGTGACCATCTGGGGCAACCACTCGGCCACCCAGTACCCCGACATCTTCCACGCCGAGATCGGCGGCAAGAACGCGGCCGAGGTCGTCAACGACCAGGACTGGATCGAAAACGACTTCATCCCGACGGTCGCCAAACGCGGCGCCGCCATCATCGAGGCGCGTGGTGCTTCGTCGGCCGCCTCGGCCGCTTCGGCCACCGTCGACGCCGCCCGCGACTGGCTGCTGGGCAGCCCCGAGGGTGACTGGGTGTCGATGGCCGTCTACTCCGACGGGTCTTACGGCGTGCCCGAGGGAATCGTGTCGTCCTTCCCGGTGACCACCAAGGACGGCAACTGGTCGATCGTGCAGGGCCTGGAGATCGACGAGTTCTCCCGCGGCCGCATCGACAACAGCACCGCCGAATTGGTCGACGAGCGCAACGCGGTCACCGAGCTTAAGCTGATCTGA
- a CDS encoding suppressor of fused domain protein yields the protein MTQVLQQVRSHLQSHFATEPASASVTFLGAEPIEVLRFRSAAAGLVHYVSLGCSRHPMVDPTALLADQVQGPRAEVVLSLRDPQPARPVKGLARSLAVLAATPVVDGVVLVADALIDLGSPLWVQAPFTAVLLGRSDIADLPLQPPRDPVQFLSATPITATEAAWVRLKGAEAMRQAWQDDGVDVRDPNRRAAQPR from the coding sequence GTGACGCAGGTCCTGCAGCAGGTGCGCTCCCACTTGCAATCCCACTTCGCTACCGAGCCCGCCTCGGCCAGCGTGACATTTCTGGGTGCCGAACCCATCGAGGTGCTCCGATTCCGTTCCGCGGCAGCAGGTTTGGTGCATTACGTATCCCTGGGCTGCTCGCGCCATCCGATGGTCGACCCGACTGCGCTGCTCGCCGACCAGGTGCAGGGTCCACGCGCCGAAGTGGTGTTGTCGCTGCGTGACCCGCAGCCGGCTCGGCCCGTCAAGGGGCTGGCGCGCAGCCTCGCGGTATTGGCTGCGACGCCGGTGGTCGACGGCGTGGTGCTGGTCGCCGACGCGCTGATCGACCTCGGCTCGCCGCTGTGGGTGCAGGCCCCGTTCACGGCGGTGTTGTTGGGCCGCAGCGACATCGCGGATTTGCCGCTGCAACCGCCGCGCGACCCGGTGCAATTCCTGTCGGCAACGCCCATCACCGCGACCGAGGCGGCCTGGGTGCGACTCAAGGGGGCCGAGGCGATGCGCCAGGCCTGGCAAGACGACGGTGTGGACGTGCGCGACCCCAATCGCCGTGCCGCACAACCGCGTTGA
- a CDS encoding SDR family NAD(P)-dependent oxidoreductase: MEGFAGKVAVVTGAGSGIGRALAIELGRSGAKLAISDIDTEGLAETEEKLKAIGVQVKADRLNVAERESFVAYADAVNQHFGKVNQIYNNAGIAHSGDIEICHFKDIDRVMDVDWGGVLNGTKAFLPYLIESGDGHVVNISSVFGLFSVPGQAAYNAAKFAVRGFTEALRQEMIAAGHPVGVTCVHPGGIKTAIARNATAAEGLNAEEMAKAFDTRMARTSPERAARIILDAVRKNKARVLVGADAKVLDAIIRLTGSGYQRLFLSVLSRVAPPSHP, translated from the coding sequence ATGGAGGGTTTCGCCGGGAAGGTCGCGGTGGTCACCGGCGCCGGGTCGGGTATCGGACGGGCGCTGGCCATCGAACTGGGGCGCTCCGGCGCCAAGCTCGCCATCAGCGACATCGACACCGAAGGACTGGCGGAGACCGAGGAGAAGCTCAAGGCCATCGGTGTGCAAGTCAAAGCAGACCGGCTCAACGTCGCCGAGCGCGAGTCCTTCGTCGCCTACGCCGACGCCGTGAACCAGCACTTCGGCAAGGTGAACCAGATCTACAACAACGCAGGCATCGCACACAGCGGCGACATCGAGATCTGCCACTTCAAAGACATCGATCGGGTGATGGACGTCGACTGGGGCGGCGTGTTGAACGGCACCAAGGCATTCCTGCCCTACCTGATCGAGTCCGGGGACGGACACGTCGTCAACATCTCGAGCGTCTTCGGCTTGTTCTCGGTGCCGGGGCAGGCTGCATACAACGCGGCCAAGTTCGCCGTGCGCGGCTTCACCGAGGCGCTCCGGCAGGAAATGATCGCTGCCGGCCATCCGGTTGGCGTCACGTGCGTGCACCCGGGCGGCATCAAGACCGCGATCGCGCGCAATGCCACCGCCGCCGAAGGCCTCAACGCCGAGGAGATGGCCAAGGCGTTCGACACGCGGATGGCCCGCACCAGCCCGGAACGAGCCGCCCGAATCATTCTGGACGCGGTGCGTAAGAACAAGGCTCGGGTTCTGGTCGGAGCAGACGCCAAGGTCTTGGACGCCATCATTCGGTTGACGGGTTCGGGATACCAGCGGCTGTTTCTATCGGTGCTCAGCCGCGTGGCCCCGCCGTCACATCCTTAG
- a CDS encoding glycine betaine ABC transporter substrate-binding protein, with product MSIARLAAPLLALLLVVTGCSGQHGDHAAPPGPELVVGSKADPESRLLASLYVSALRSYGFPARAETADDPMAKLDSGEFTVVPAFTGQVLHSLQPDDSALSDKQVYKAMNAALPEGIASGDYTTAAEDKPALVVTPATGQAWGGQDLSADLTLVQRHCDGLTVGIVKGGHAPAAVGSCKMPRPREFPNDTALFAALRSNELTAAWTTTANPGIPGDLVVLADASKNALIRAENVVPLYRRNALTTRQLLAINEVAGVLDTEALTDLWRKVAGGADPQAVADGWLGEHPLGR from the coding sequence GTGAGCATCGCCAGGCTGGCTGCGCCGCTGTTGGCGCTGCTGCTGGTCGTGACCGGATGTTCTGGGCAGCACGGCGATCATGCCGCACCGCCCGGACCGGAGTTGGTGGTCGGGTCCAAAGCAGACCCCGAGTCGAGGCTGCTGGCCAGTTTGTATGTGTCGGCGCTGCGCTCGTACGGTTTCCCGGCTCGCGCGGAAACCGCCGACGACCCGATGGCCAAGCTGGACTCCGGCGAGTTCACGGTCGTGCCGGCCTTCACCGGGCAGGTATTGCATTCCCTGCAACCGGACGACTCCGCACTGTCGGACAAGCAGGTCTACAAGGCGATGAATGCGGCCCTGCCCGAGGGGATCGCGTCGGGGGACTACACCACGGCGGCCGAGGACAAGCCCGCCTTGGTGGTGACGCCCGCCACCGGCCAGGCGTGGGGCGGCCAGGATCTCAGCGCAGACCTCACCCTGGTGCAGCGGCACTGTGACGGGCTCACCGTCGGCATCGTCAAGGGCGGGCACGCGCCCGCGGCGGTGGGCAGTTGTAAGATGCCCCGTCCGCGCGAATTCCCCAATGACACAGCGCTTTTCGCCGCACTACGGTCCAACGAGCTGACCGCGGCGTGGACCACCACCGCCAACCCGGGCATTCCCGGGGACTTGGTGGTGCTCGCCGACGCCAGCAAGAACGCCCTGATCCGCGCCGAGAACGTGGTGCCGCTGTATCGCCGAAACGCCTTGACCACGCGGCAGTTGCTGGCGATCAACGAAGTGGCCGGTGTGCTGGACACCGAGGCCTTGACCGACCTGTGGCGCAAGGTGGCCGGGGGTGCGGACCCGCAGGCGGTGGCCGACGGGTGGCTCGGGGAGCATCCGCTGGGACGCTGA
- the corA gene encoding magnesium/cobalt transporter CorA: protein MFPGFDALPEALRPVARTRPAQGLPASAPQAKTLVDCGVYADGKRMPGEYTPEEALAKVRELTPAHPDAFVWVGLHEPDDAQMQEVADVYGLHPLAVEDAVHAHQRPKLERYDETLVLVLKTVNYVPHESVVLAREIVETGEIMIFVGKGFVVTVRHGEHGGLHEVRKRMDANPEHLRLGPFAVMHAIADYVVDHYLEVTSLMEDDIDSIEVVAFAPGRNVDVEPIYMLKREVVELRRCVAPLSNAFQRMQLENKDLISKEVRRYLRDVADHQTQATDQIVAYDEMLNSLVQAALARVGAQQNMDMRKISAWAGIIAVPTMVAGIYGMNFRFMPELDSRWGYPAVVSLMVVICLVLYASFRRRGWL from the coding sequence GTGTTCCCAGGGTTCGATGCCTTACCCGAAGCACTCCGACCGGTAGCACGGACGCGCCCGGCGCAGGGACTGCCGGCTTCCGCGCCGCAGGCCAAGACGCTGGTCGATTGTGGTGTCTATGCCGACGGCAAGCGCATGCCAGGCGAGTACACGCCTGAAGAGGCACTGGCCAAGGTCCGCGAGCTCACTCCGGCCCACCCGGACGCGTTCGTCTGGGTCGGGCTGCACGAGCCCGACGATGCCCAGATGCAGGAAGTGGCCGACGTCTACGGACTGCACCCGCTTGCCGTCGAAGACGCCGTGCATGCTCATCAGCGGCCCAAACTCGAGCGCTACGACGAGACCCTGGTCCTGGTACTGAAGACGGTCAACTACGTCCCGCACGAATCGGTGGTGCTGGCCCGCGAGATCGTCGAGACCGGCGAAATCATGATCTTCGTCGGGAAGGGTTTCGTGGTCACCGTCCGCCACGGTGAACACGGCGGCCTGCACGAGGTGCGCAAACGCATGGACGCCAACCCGGAGCACCTGCGGCTGGGGCCGTTTGCGGTGATGCACGCGATCGCCGACTACGTGGTGGACCACTACCTCGAGGTGACCAGCCTGATGGAGGACGACATCGACAGCATCGAGGTGGTGGCGTTCGCGCCCGGCCGCAACGTGGATGTCGAGCCGATCTACATGCTCAAGCGCGAAGTTGTCGAGTTGCGCCGCTGTGTCGCCCCGCTGTCGAACGCCTTCCAGCGCATGCAGCTGGAGAACAAGGATCTGATTTCGAAAGAAGTGCGGCGCTACCTGCGCGACGTCGCCGACCATCAGACGCAGGCCACGGATCAGATAGTCGCTTACGACGAAATGCTCAACTCGCTGGTGCAGGCCGCGCTGGCTCGCGTCGGCGCGCAACAGAACATGGATATGCGCAAGATATCGGCCTGGGCCGGCATCATCGCCGTACCCACGATGGTGGCGGGGATCTACGGCATGAACTTCCGCTTCATGCCGGAGCTGGACTCCCGGTGGGGTTACCCGGCGGTGGTCAGCTTGATGGTCGTGATCTGCCTGGTCCTCTACGCCAGCTTCCGCCGACGCGGCTGGCTCTGA
- a CDS encoding ABC transporter ATP-binding protein, with protein MAEIVLEHVTKSYPDGHIAVRDLNVTINDGEFMILVGPSGCGKTTTLNMIAGLEDISSGELRIGGERVNEKAPKDRDIAMVFQSYALYPHMTVRQNIAFPLTLAKMKKADIARKVEETAKILDLTGLLDRRPAQLSGGQRQRVAMGRAIVRHPKAFLMDEPLSNLDAKLRVQMRGEIARLQRRLGTTTVYVTHDQTEAMTLGDRVVVMHGGVAQQIGTPTELYERPANLFVAGFIGSPAMNFFPATLTSPGLTLPFGEVTLAPQVLEVIAAHPKPANVIVGVRPEHIGDAALVDGYQRIRSLSFEVTVDMVESLGSDKYVYFSNASYDAHAAQLDELAAESEASEHEFVARVPAESKAAIGKSIELAFDTTKLTVFDADSGVNLTIPAP; from the coding sequence ATGGCCGAAATTGTGTTGGAGCATGTGACCAAGAGTTACCCCGACGGTCACATCGCGGTGCGTGACCTCAACGTCACCATCAACGACGGCGAGTTCATGATCCTGGTGGGGCCCTCCGGCTGCGGCAAGACCACGACGCTGAATATGATTGCCGGGCTTGAAGATATCTCGTCGGGCGAATTGCGGATCGGCGGCGAACGGGTGAACGAGAAGGCGCCCAAAGACCGCGACATCGCGATGGTCTTCCAGTCCTACGCCCTGTACCCGCACATGACGGTGCGACAGAACATCGCGTTCCCGCTGACCCTGGCGAAGATGAAGAAGGCGGACATCGCGCGCAAGGTGGAAGAGACCGCCAAGATCCTTGACCTGACGGGTCTGCTGGACCGCCGGCCCGCGCAGTTGTCCGGCGGACAACGGCAGCGCGTCGCGATGGGCCGTGCGATCGTGCGCCATCCCAAGGCTTTTCTGATGGACGAGCCGCTGTCCAACTTGGACGCCAAGCTGCGGGTGCAGATGCGCGGTGAGATCGCCCGTCTGCAACGCAGGCTGGGCACCACCACCGTGTACGTGACGCACGACCAGACCGAGGCCATGACGCTGGGCGACCGCGTGGTGGTGATGCACGGTGGCGTTGCCCAGCAGATCGGCACCCCCACAGAGCTTTACGAACGCCCGGCGAACCTGTTCGTGGCGGGCTTCATCGGATCGCCGGCAATGAACTTCTTTCCCGCGACGTTGACGTCGCCCGGGCTGACACTGCCGTTCGGTGAGGTGACGTTGGCCCCGCAGGTCCTGGAGGTGATCGCGGCGCACCCGAAGCCGGCGAACGTCATCGTCGGCGTGCGACCCGAGCACATCGGCGATGCCGCGCTGGTCGACGGGTACCAACGCATCCGGTCGCTGTCCTTTGAGGTCACCGTGGATATGGTCGAATCGCTGGGCTCGGACAAGTACGTGTACTTCAGCAATGCGAGCTATGACGCACACGCGGCGCAGTTGGACGAGTTGGCCGCCGAGTCGGAGGCCAGCGAACACGAGTTCGTGGCGCGGGTTCCCGCGGAGTCCAAGGCGGCGATCGGGAAGTCGATCGAGCTTGCTTTCGACACCACCAAGCTCACCGTGTTCGACGCCGATTCCGGGGTCAACCTGACGATTCCGGCGCCGTGA
- a CDS encoding helix-turn-helix transcriptional regulator codes for MFITIRAGDPDSSDMQWLQFRRPDAVLRVRLRPLTLGGVHTLVARRLGRTLPRPNIVRIHEISGGNPLFAMELAVATAEDASAATVVLPDTLASLVHRRIGQADPATNAILLAAACSAAPTVELLAAATGMIVTRIVEMLEPMEDLGVIEISADRVRFTHPLYATGVYTGATPARRRAMHRTLATIIEQPELKARHLALAATSADPATVAALDAAAEVTAAQGAPVAAAELLELAMKLGGDEPARRLRTAEHHFRSGNTVRADAALDDATFRQLEGFARTQALIVRAGIRIYTSSHLEAADLLAQAAKDAKGIPAMLAAILVFLSHAQLNAGQYHAALDSAEQAVTQAEEWGHPGYVSQALAARTNARFHCGHGVDEHSLRRSLELQDHAADMVVPLSADAISAMIRAWSGQLDEAHALMQQVRTRCTERGADTEMLWVEINSTLIAIWRGHFAEAANAADEAVQRAQQLGGDPVMAVAFTLRTAVAAYAGREEDARADAAVAIALAQKSKSAVEVQRPIETLAFLEISAGRHAEALAIMQPRLEGWNELPGTEFVTAAFIPYAVEALTALGRHEEAEPLLATLEENGGRLDRPWMLTTAARGRAQVFAARGDLDAAEVAAEQAMAHHDRLPMPFERAWTQLLLGGLQRRRRRIRSAATNLRAALEAFEQLGTPLWAARAQAELDRLEHSRGSGAGLTVSEQRVAELAAGGLSNKEIAAELFISAKTVEMNLSRVYRKLGIRSRAGLSAALVEAKLQGNP; via the coding sequence ATGTTCATTACGATCCGCGCGGGCGACCCCGACTCGTCCGACATGCAATGGCTGCAGTTCCGGCGACCGGATGCTGTGCTGCGAGTACGGTTGCGGCCACTCACCCTGGGCGGCGTACATACGCTGGTCGCGAGGCGACTGGGCCGAACATTGCCCCGGCCCAACATTGTCCGTATCCACGAAATCTCGGGCGGCAACCCGCTTTTCGCGATGGAACTCGCTGTCGCCACAGCCGAGGACGCTTCCGCGGCCACGGTCGTACTGCCGGACACCCTGGCTTCCTTGGTGCACCGCCGCATCGGACAGGCCGACCCCGCCACGAACGCGATATTGCTGGCTGCGGCCTGCTCGGCGGCACCGACCGTGGAGTTGCTCGCCGCCGCCACCGGCATGATCGTGACTCGAATCGTCGAAATGCTCGAACCCATGGAAGATCTGGGCGTCATCGAAATCAGCGCTGACAGGGTGCGCTTCACCCATCCGCTGTACGCCACGGGCGTGTACACAGGCGCGACACCCGCCCGTCGGCGAGCCATGCACCGAACTCTTGCCACGATCATCGAACAACCTGAACTCAAGGCGCGACACTTGGCGCTGGCCGCCACCTCCGCTGACCCCGCCACCGTCGCCGCGCTGGACGCCGCGGCGGAAGTTACCGCCGCCCAAGGAGCGCCGGTCGCGGCCGCAGAGCTTTTGGAGTTGGCGATGAAGTTGGGTGGCGACGAGCCGGCGCGCCGATTACGCACCGCCGAGCACCACTTCCGTTCGGGCAACACCGTTCGCGCCGACGCTGCCCTCGACGATGCGACGTTTCGCCAGCTCGAAGGCTTCGCCCGCACCCAAGCGCTGATCGTGCGTGCCGGCATCCGCATTTACACCAGTAGCCACCTGGAAGCAGCCGATCTGCTTGCGCAGGCGGCCAAGGACGCCAAAGGTATACCGGCGATGCTGGCGGCGATCCTGGTGTTCCTGTCGCACGCCCAGCTGAACGCCGGGCAGTACCACGCGGCCCTGGACAGTGCAGAGCAAGCCGTGACGCAGGCCGAGGAATGGGGACATCCGGGGTATGTCAGTCAAGCCCTCGCGGCGCGAACCAACGCCCGCTTCCACTGTGGCCACGGCGTGGACGAACACAGCCTGCGACGCAGCCTAGAGCTTCAGGACCATGCCGCGGACATGGTGGTTCCGCTGAGCGCCGACGCAATCAGCGCCATGATCCGGGCTTGGTCCGGCCAACTCGACGAGGCGCATGCGCTGATGCAGCAAGTCCGCACACGTTGCACTGAGCGGGGTGCTGACACGGAGATGCTGTGGGTGGAAATAAACAGCACATTGATTGCCATCTGGCGCGGGCATTTCGCCGAGGCGGCAAATGCGGCCGACGAAGCGGTGCAACGCGCTCAGCAACTCGGCGGCGACCCCGTGATGGCCGTGGCGTTCACCCTTCGTACTGCAGTAGCCGCCTACGCAGGAAGGGAAGAAGACGCCCGCGCGGACGCCGCAGTTGCCATCGCACTTGCGCAGAAAAGCAAGTCCGCTGTGGAAGTCCAGCGCCCTATCGAAACTTTGGCGTTCCTGGAAATTTCCGCTGGCCGCCACGCAGAGGCATTGGCCATCATGCAACCTCGTCTGGAGGGGTGGAACGAACTGCCCGGAACAGAATTTGTGACTGCGGCTTTCATTCCGTACGCGGTGGAGGCGCTGACGGCACTTGGCCGTCATGAGGAAGCCGAACCGCTCCTCGCAACGCTAGAAGAAAACGGTGGCCGACTCGACCGGCCATGGATGTTAACCACCGCCGCGCGTGGGCGCGCGCAGGTCTTCGCCGCGCGGGGCGACCTCGACGCCGCTGAAGTGGCTGCCGAACAAGCAATGGCGCACCATGATCGACTTCCGATGCCGTTCGAACGAGCCTGGACCCAGCTACTGCTGGGCGGCTTGCAACGGCGTAGGCGTCGAATCCGATCGGCCGCAACGAATTTGCGCGCAGCCCTAGAGGCCTTCGAGCAACTCGGCACGCCACTGTGGGCCGCACGAGCGCAAGCGGAACTTGATCGCCTCGAACACTCTCGCGGTAGCGGCGCGGGATTGACTGTGTCTGAGCAGCGAGTGGCCGAGCTGGCGGCGGGCGGCTTGTCGAACAAGGAGATCGCGGCCGAGCTGTTCATTTCGGCCAAGACCGTCGAGATGAACCTCAGCAGGGTGTACCGCAAACTGGGCATCCGGTCACGCGCCGGATTGTCGGCAGCGTTGGTTGAGGCCAAACTCCAGGGAAATCCCTGA
- a CDS encoding carbohydrate ABC transporter permease: MRAETVDVRRRTFWVVVDTLVVVYALLPVLWILSLSLKPTSTVKDGKLIPSSVTLDNYRGIFRGDIFSSALINSIGIGLTTTVIAVLLGAMAAYAIARLDFPGKRLLIGVTLLITMFPAISLVTPLFNIERAVGLFDTWPGLILPYITFALPLAIYTLSAFFREIPWDLEKAAKMDGATPGQAFRKVIAPLAAPGLVTSAILVFIFAWNDLLLALSLTATKAAITAPVAIVNFTGSSQFEEPTGSIAAGAIVITVPIIVFVLIFQRRIVAGLTSGAVKG, encoded by the coding sequence ATGCGCGCTGAAACGGTTGATGTGCGGCGCCGGACGTTCTGGGTCGTCGTCGATACCTTGGTGGTGGTGTACGCGTTACTGCCGGTGCTGTGGATACTCAGCCTCTCGTTGAAACCGACCTCAACGGTCAAGGACGGCAAGCTGATTCCGTCTTCGGTGACCCTGGACAACTACCGCGGCATCTTCCGGGGCGACATCTTCAGCTCGGCGCTGATCAATTCCATCGGAATCGGGTTGACCACCACCGTGATCGCGGTGCTGCTCGGCGCCATGGCCGCCTATGCGATTGCCCGGCTGGACTTTCCGGGTAAGCGGCTGCTCATCGGTGTGACTTTGCTGATCACGATGTTCCCCGCGATCTCGTTGGTGACGCCGTTGTTCAACATCGAACGTGCGGTCGGCCTGTTCGACACCTGGCCGGGGTTAATCCTGCCGTACATCACCTTCGCGTTGCCCCTGGCCATCTACACGTTGTCGGCGTTCTTTCGGGAAATCCCTTGGGATTTGGAGAAAGCGGCCAAGATGGACGGCGCGACGCCCGGTCAGGCCTTCCGCAAGGTGATCGCCCCGCTGGCGGCTCCCGGGCTGGTCACCTCAGCGATCCTGGTGTTCATCTTCGCGTGGAATGACCTGCTGCTCGCGCTGTCGCTGACCGCCACCAAGGCGGCGATCACGGCGCCGGTGGCGATCGTCAACTTCACCGGCAGTTCGCAATTCGAGGAGCCGACGGGATCGATCGCGGCCGGTGCGATCGTGATCACGGTCCCGATCATTGTCTTTGTCCTGATTTTTCAACGACGCATAGTCGCCGGGCTGACCTCTGGCGCTGTGAAGGGATAG